The following nucleotide sequence is from Cicer arietinum cultivar CDC Frontier isolate Library 1 chromosome 2, Cicar.CDCFrontier_v2.0, whole genome shotgun sequence.
ATtgcagatggaagaagatgaagttgtgGCAGATTACTTCAATCGTGTGCAGGTTGTTGTTAATCAGATGAGAACAAATGGTGAATCATTAACTGAAGTGGTGATTATTGAAAAGATCCTTAGAACATTAACACAAAGGTACAATCACATAATGGTggcaattgaagaatcaaaggatcttgaTAAGATGAAGGTGGAGGATTTGCAAGGCTCTCTTGAAGCTCATGAACTGAGAGTAAGATAAAGGTGTGCAGCAACCTCAACAGCTCAAGTACAGGCCCTAGTTAACAAGAAGACCAACCAAAGTGATAAAAATAACAAGAATTCGAGTGGCaagaaaaaattcaacaataaagGAATCCAATGCTACAATTGTAAAAAATGGGggcattttgcaaatgaatgtaGATCCAAGAAGGTTCAAAGAGAGGATGATGAAGCACAAATAGCAGCTGAGGATTCAGACTCAGATGAGGTGTTGCTAATGGCTACAACAAAATCAGATGATGACTGCCTAGAGCAGTGGTACCTTGACACAGGTTGTTCAAATCACATGACTGGCCATAAAGAGTGGTTTGTAAGCATTGATGATAAGGTGAAAAGGGAGATCAGATTTGCAGATAAAAGTTTTGTAACAGCAGAAGGAATAGGAAAAGTGTTGATTCAAAGGAGATATGGTAAATAATCATTCATATGTGATGTGTTGTATGTGCCATACTTGAAGAACAATCTGCTAAGCCTTGGACAGCTGCTTGAAAAAGGGTATTCTATAAAGATGGAGCAAGGTGAAATGAGATTGTTTGATGATCcaagaagattgatcttgaaggcaccactatataaaaatataacctTCAAGATTGATATCCAGATCAATGAGAGCAAGTGTCTAGCTGCTGAAGTCATGAATGAAGATTGGTTGTGACATTAGAGGTTTGGACATTTAAATTTCAGAAGCCTTCAAATGTTGCATAACAAGAGAATGGTGCAAGGAattccaaaaattaaaatgccAAAGGAGCTATGTGAAGAATGTTGTCAGGCCAAACAACACAAAAACTTATTCAAGGCTGAAGTGCCAACTCGATCTTCAAGAATGATGGAGATAATCTACTATGATGTTTGTGGTTCTTTTGAAGAAGTATTAATAGGAGGTAATCATTACTTTGTATCATTCATTGATGATTTTACAAGGAAAATTTGGGTATATCTAATCAAGAGAAAGAATGAAGTGcttgaaatacttaaaaaattcaagataaTGGCTGAAAAACAAAGTGGCTTTAGTATGAAAATCATCAGAACAGATGGATGAGGAGAATATAATTCTCATGAATTCCATGGTTTTTGTGAAAAAGAAGGGATATTGCATGAAGTAACTGCACCGTACACTCCCCAACATAATGGCACGACTGAAAGGAGAAACAAAACTATAGTGAACATGGTTAGGAGTATGTTAAAAGGGAATAAAGTGCCTCATAGATTCTGGGGGTAAGCAGTATCGACTATAGTGTATATTTTGAATAGGTGTCCAACCAAGAGATTGGGCACAAGGACACCTGAAGAAGCTTGGACTGGAAAAAAGCCAACTGTGAATCATCTAAGGGTGTTTGGCTCTCTATGCTTCAGGCATGTGCCAATTCAAACCGGAAAAAAACTTGATGATAAAGCAGAATAAATGGTGCTGATGGGATATGATGCCACTGGAGCTTACAGACTGTATGATCCAGACGAGAACAAGTTGGTAATAAGCAGGGACATACTAATGGATGAATCAAAAGGACGGGACTGGAAAATGATTGAAGCCGACTCAAGCAGCCCAGCTAGTCCAGACATACCAGTTAGTTCCATCAATCAAGCTAGCAGTACATAAACATTGGGACTTGATGAAGGCCAGCCTGTAGGAACAACAAGTCAACAAGTTTTTGAGCCTATGAGAAGATTTGAAAGAGCTAGGAAGCCTTCAGTCAGATTGCAACTATATGAAGTAACATCTGACTCAGCCATCAATGCAGATGGAGAATTAGCACATTTTTCTTTGTTGGCTGAATCAGAACCAATAAGTGATGAAGAAGCCTTGAGTGATCCTAGATGGAGAGCATCAATGGATGAGGAGCTCAAAGCCATAGAGAAGAACAAGACATGGAAGCTGATGAATCTGCCAATGAACAAGAGATCAATTGATGTGAAATGGGTCTATAAACTGAAATTGAAA
It contains:
- the LOC140919384 gene encoding uncharacterized protein yields the protein MNGGGLPSNLPILDGKNWERRSVSMRSLLGAQEVFEIVQDDYEQLGANPTERQQTTFKDCKKRDCKTLFYIQQSVDSNKFERISKASTSKEAWEILVKYYTGGEKAKKVKLQMLRRQYELLQMEEDEVVADYFNRVQVVVNQMRTNGESLTEVVIIEKILRTLTQRYNHIMVAIEESKDLDKMKVEDLQGSLEAHELRVQREDDEAQIAAEDSDSDEVLLMATTKSDDDCLEQWYLDTGCSNHMTGHKEWFVSIDDKNNLLSLGQLLEKGYSIKMEQGEMRLFDDPRRLILKAPLYKNITFKIDIQINESKCLAAEVMNEDWL